The proteins below are encoded in one region of Ostrea edulis chromosome 3, xbOstEdul1.1, whole genome shotgun sequence:
- the LOC125677630 gene encoding uncharacterized protein LOC125677630: MDILPVILIGVIWIVVAGCFQNLAENPEYKGQASQSISYRKSRYNAENAVDGYFEEDGGVDTCSFTVAGIKYITAWWKLPLKLMSNVAFLQIFFRSSTINRHMGFSVFLFNDSSFVPPYPPGYHIFTHDGSTCLQQGMNITVNKVTRGIALYNSRNNLLQASCAGYDPLITTIEICEVMVMGCQSQHYGENCSLCDKKCLNRQCDAFNGSCIYGCGNSLMEAPDCSNCKSGFYGRNCKKRCGHCKFGTHCNDITGICPDGCQDTWKGPLCSDAGLPKPLLMIISILSTLVIVMILWGAHRLICRRKRKSHITHSVGTGAQTPGDDYYDLHVIDVPGEDHIYSSIVSSLYDRVSIANDDEANNSSLNTVTVISNVNEEYSQIHSSLNEDAGMERQSCEQ, translated from the exons ATGGATATACTACCCGTGATATTGATTGGCGTCATTTGGATTGTTGTAGCAGGATGCTTTC AAAACCTTGCTGAAAATCCAGAATATAAAGGCCAAGCCTCTCAAAGCATATCCTACAGAAAGTCGCGGTATAATGCAGAAAATGCGGTAGACGGATACTTTGAGGAGGATGGCGGTGTTGATACCTGTAGCTTCACAGTGGCTGGGATCAAATATATAACAGCGTGGTGGAAATTGCCACTGAAGCTTATGTCAAATGTGGCATTTTTGCAAATCTTTTTCCGAAGTTCAA CTATAAATCGTCACATGGGGTTTTCCGTATTTCTATTCAATGATTCGTCTTTTGTTCCACCCTATCCACCAGGATATCATATATTTACCCATGATGGCTCGACATGTCTTCAACAAGGAATGAATATCACTGTGAATAAAGTGACTCGTGGAATAGCTTTATATAACTCAAGAAATAACCTGCTGCAAGCAAGCTGTGCGGGATATGACCCATTAATAACAACTATAGAAATTTGTGAAGTGATGGTTATGG GTTGTCAATCACAACATTATGGAGAAAATTGTTCACTTTGTGATAAAAAGTGCCTGAACAGACAGTGTGATGCATTTAATGGGTCATGTATATATGGATGTGGAAATTCTCTCATGGAAGCTCCAGACTGTTCTA ATTGTAAAAGCGGATTTTATGGACGAAATTGTAAGAAGCGATGTGGCCATTGTAAATTCGGAACTCACTGTAACGACATCACGGGAATCTGCCCTGATGGATGTCAGGATACCTGGAAGGGGCCACTTTGTTCtg ATGCTGGATTACCCAAGCCTTTATTGATGATCATTTCTATCCTATCAACGCTTGTTATTGTAATGATCCTATGGGGAGCCCATAGACTGATATGTAGAAGAAAACGAAAGTCACATATTACACACTCTGTTGGTACAGGAGCTCAAACACCTGGGGACGATTATTATGATCTACATGTAATAGACGTACCAGGTGAGGATCACATTTACAGTAGCATTGTCTCCTCACTCTACGATAGGGTGTCTATTGCAAACGACGATGAAGCAAATAACTCATCGTTGAATACTGTTACAGTTATATCAAATGTCAATGAGGAATACAGTCAGATTCATTCTTCGTTAAATGAGGATGCAGGCATGGAACGACAATCGTGTGAACAGTAA